From a region of the Halolamina sp. CBA1230 genome:
- a CDS encoding BGTF surface domain-containing protein, which produces MGSPRGVAAVIALLLAAALLSPAGAATGADPAVTIDYDGEAVTVANAETQIVSGSAELAPGTSISVRIRSTGDTQPRFLQSKTVTVDRNGTWAAAFDFSEQSPGDTFEVTVRTDAGELTADGEVVACETDCEDDEPEPVETVRIDTTDGNVVVNDTASQVVSGSALAPTGTEVSLRLRSTDSEIRFFKAATAVVTDDGSWASAFNFSTIPPGSAFSVEATIDGGYVAETEGEVVDCESDCRDDPPTDTPTPIPDATPEPTATPAATSVEFSRNVVHVRQGTTARMELAFDDTDTTDLVIGGQSAGYTLEATVRDADGDGEATVRFDTAAAGDGGSPLGVSDGDELTLESETDLGSDLDPGDYDLRLLPEDRGEASDIGSLYVAEPGTATPQGDTPTAAPTLTGSPTNGGDVPVEIAVSGALVLGGGGLALLLRRG; this is translated from the coding sequence GTGGGTAGTCCACGCGGTGTTGCCGCGGTAATCGCACTCCTGCTCGCGGCGGCGCTGCTCTCCCCTGCCGGTGCCGCCACCGGCGCCGATCCCGCGGTCACGATCGACTACGACGGCGAGGCGGTGACGGTCGCGAACGCCGAGACACAGATCGTCTCGGGGAGCGCCGAGCTCGCCCCCGGCACGTCGATCTCGGTCCGGATCCGCTCGACCGGGGATACCCAGCCCCGATTCCTCCAGTCGAAAACCGTGACGGTCGACCGGAACGGAACGTGGGCGGCCGCGTTCGACTTCTCCGAGCAGTCGCCCGGGGACACGTTCGAGGTGACCGTCAGAACTGACGCCGGCGAACTGACCGCTGACGGCGAAGTCGTCGCGTGCGAGACGGACTGTGAGGACGACGAACCGGAGCCAGTGGAGACGGTGCGGATCGACACCACCGACGGGAACGTGGTCGTCAACGACACCGCCTCGCAGGTGGTCTCCGGGTCGGCGCTGGCGCCGACCGGGACGGAGGTGTCGCTCCGGCTCCGCAGCACCGACAGCGAGATCCGATTTTTCAAGGCCGCCACCGCGGTCGTGACCGACGACGGCAGCTGGGCCAGCGCGTTCAACTTCTCGACGATCCCTCCCGGCAGCGCGTTCTCCGTCGAGGCGACGATCGACGGCGGCTACGTTGCCGAGACCGAGGGTGAGGTCGTCGACTGCGAGTCGGACTGCCGCGACGACCCGCCGACGGACACCCCGACACCGATCCCCGACGCGACGCCGGAGCCGACGGCGACGCCCGCGGCCACCAGCGTGGAGTTCTCCCGTAACGTGGTTCACGTCCGGCAGGGGACGACCGCCCGGATGGAGCTCGCGTTCGACGACACCGACACGACCGACCTCGTGATCGGCGGACAGTCGGCCGGATACACCCTCGAAGCGACCGTCCGCGACGCCGACGGCGACGGGGAGGCGACCGTCCGCTTCGACACCGCGGCCGCCGGCGACGGCGGCAGTCCCCTAGGCGTATCTGACGGCGACGAACTGACGCTGGAGTCGGAGACCGACCTGGGGAGCGACCTCGACCCCGGCGACTACGATCTGCGGCTACTTCCCGAGGATCGGGGCGAGGCGTCCGATATCGGATCGCTCTACGTTGCGGAGCCGGGCACGGCCACGCCCCAGGGCGACACCCCGACCGCGGCGCCGACGCTGACGGGATCGCCGACCAACGGCGGCGACGTGCCCGTGGAGATCGCGGTCAGCGGCGCGCTCGTTCTCGGCGGCGGCGGGCTGGCGCTCCTGCTGCGCCGTGGGTAG
- a CDS encoding helix-turn-helix domain-containing protein, with protein sequence MASPIGRLRADTPSVEADPAVFDVGDEDVDAVLDALGSDTARDLYRTVHEEPAPPSVLARRLDSSVQNVHYHLSNLEGAGLVEVVGQRYSEKGNEMDVYGVAADPIVFAADASGDQRSRLRRLVADWATGVAAIAMVSVAIQLLTARLVGSGVGVFEPASPGVGDGALLPMLAEAVAAPGLLFFVGGAAVLTGSLLLDASAD encoded by the coding sequence ATGGCCTCACCGATCGGACGCCTCCGCGCGGACACCCCGTCCGTCGAGGCCGACCCGGCCGTCTTCGACGTCGGCGACGAGGACGTCGACGCGGTGCTCGACGCGCTGGGCTCGGACACTGCCCGCGATCTGTACCGAACAGTCCACGAGGAGCCGGCGCCGCCGTCGGTGCTGGCGCGCCGGCTGGACAGCTCCGTCCAGAACGTCCACTACCACCTCTCGAACCTCGAGGGCGCCGGCCTCGTCGAGGTGGTCGGCCAGCGCTACTCCGAGAAGGGTAACGAGATGGACGTCTACGGCGTCGCCGCCGACCCGATCGTGTTCGCGGCCGACGCCTCGGGCGACCAGCGGTCCCGCCTCCGCCGGCTGGTGGCGGACTGGGCGACCGGCGTCGCCGCGATCGCGATGGTGAGCGTGGCGATCCAGCTGCTGACCGCGCGGCTCGTCGGCTCCGGGGTGGGCGTGTTCGAACCGGCGTCGCCCGGCGTCGGCGACGGCGCGCTCCTCCCGATGCTCGCCGAGGCTGTCGCGGCGCCCGGGCTGCTGTTTTTCGTCGGCGGCGCGGCCGTCCTGACCGGCTCCCTGCTGCTCGACGCGAGTGCCGACTGA
- a CDS encoding S8 family serine peptidase produces the protein MSGDWNPESGGGLSRRRALTLGGAAAVTALSATGLPTNRGTEPASPAQDDPVQGLHAQGITGDGVRIGVLDTTGFATDAAFEDAVVGRRSFDGVPVVADGTTHGTAATTTVARAAPDADLLLASFERPAGFRRGLAWFHRTGVDVVLAPVAAYGASVVGRSVVTRTAAAAADAGVTVVAPTGNAARGHWTGTIEPAPGRRRLRLGGADGEGVDGRLLAWAGSPDDDPPELSLALVRTDRRDEGRRLTALSERGEQAGVERLDVTLAPGEYTVEIRLPDRLRDEATGSTVSLVTPTHRLRGGSPRGSIAAPASAPGVFAVGRLLDGRVAAYSGRGPTPDGRRGVDLVARPRRWPGATDPGTSGAAAYVAGVAALVAGVASESATDEPAASLRVTASRAGSPGPAAGYGALDAAAAVRQALPDD, from the coding sequence ATGTCGGGCGATTGGAACCCGGAGTCGGGCGGCGGGCTCTCCCGCCGTCGTGCGCTCACCCTCGGTGGCGCCGCCGCCGTCACCGCGCTATCCGCGACGGGACTCCCTACGAACCGGGGGACCGAACCGGCCTCCCCCGCGCAGGACGACCCGGTCCAGGGGCTCCACGCCCAGGGGATCACCGGCGACGGCGTCCGGATCGGCGTGCTCGATACGACCGGGTTCGCCACCGACGCCGCGTTCGAGGACGCCGTCGTCGGCCGTCGGTCGTTCGACGGCGTCCCCGTCGTCGCCGACGGGACGACACACGGTACCGCGGCGACGACGACGGTTGCCCGCGCCGCGCCCGACGCGGATCTCCTGTTGGCGTCGTTCGAGCGGCCGGCGGGGTTCCGTCGCGGGCTCGCGTGGTTCCACCGGACGGGCGTGGACGTGGTGCTCGCACCCGTCGCGGCGTACGGGGCGAGCGTCGTGGGCCGGAGCGTGGTCACGCGGACCGCAGCAGCAGCCGCCGACGCCGGCGTGACAGTCGTCGCCCCGACCGGGAACGCCGCACGCGGCCACTGGACGGGGACGATCGAGCCGGCGCCCGGCCGGAGACGACTGCGGCTCGGGGGAGCCGACGGCGAGGGCGTCGACGGCCGACTCCTCGCGTGGGCCGGATCGCCTGACGACGACCCCCCGGAGCTCTCGCTCGCGCTCGTCCGCACCGATCGACGAGACGAGGGACGGAGGCTGACCGCGCTCTCGGAACGGGGGGAGCAGGCGGGCGTCGAACGCCTGGACGTGACGCTCGCGCCCGGCGAGTACACGGTCGAGATCCGACTCCCCGACCGCCTGCGCGACGAGGCGACAGGGTCGACCGTCTCGCTGGTGACGCCGACACACCGGCTGCGAGGGGGGAGTCCGCGCGGCAGCATCGCCGCCCCGGCGAGCGCGCCGGGCGTGTTCGCCGTCGGCCGACTACTGGACGGCCGCGTCGCGGCGTACAGCGGTCGTGGGCCGACGCCGGACGGCCGCCGCGGGGTCGACCTCGTCGCCCGGCCGCGTCGCTGGCCAGGGGCTACCGATCCCGGAACGTCCGGCGCGGCCGCGTACGTCGCCGGCGTCGCCGCGCTCGTCGCCGGGGTGGCCTCCGAGTCGGCAACCGACGAGCCCGCGGCGTCGCTTCGCGTGACTGCGAGCCGTGCGGGGAGTCCGGGGCCGGCAGCCGGCTACGGCGCGCTCGACGCGGCTGCCGCCGTCCGGCAGGCGCTTCCGGACGACTAA